Proteins co-encoded in one uncultured Methanobrevibacter sp. genomic window:
- the radB gene encoding DNA repair and recombination protein RadB, with protein sequence MKVLANFEDNQKIPSNSSLDALLKGGFEKGVITQIFGPPSSGKSNITLTLAVNAAKTDKKVIYIDTEGGISIDRIKQISGHDFQKVANNIIVFEPTNFLEQNDNLKAIEIWLRKNHDDVDLIVLDSAVALYRVDDMKSSKLNKELGKQMGMLSKIARKFDIAVVLTNQIYNAFDDEGNNDIRAVGGTILQYWSKVIIQLERGDEVNKRVATLVRHRSIPEGNQAVFSITSRGIV encoded by the coding sequence ATGAAAGTACTGGCTAACTTTGAAGATAATCAGAAAATTCCATCAAATTCTTCACTGGATGCTCTTTTAAAGGGAGGATTTGAAAAGGGAGTTATTACTCAAATATTTGGGCCTCCAAGCTCCGGTAAAAGTAATATAACACTAACATTAGCTGTTAATGCTGCAAAAACAGACAAGAAAGTGATTTATATTGATACTGAAGGTGGAATTTCAATTGACAGAATCAAACAGATTTCCGGTCATGATTTTCAAAAAGTAGCTAATAATATAATTGTTTTTGAGCCGACAAATTTTCTCGAGCAGAATGACAATCTGAAAGCTATTGAAATATGGCTTAGAAAGAACCATGATGATGTTGACCTGATTGTTCTCGACTCTGCAGTTGCACTTTACCGTGTAGATGACATGAAATCATCCAAATTGAATAAGGAATTAGGTAAACAGATGGGAATGCTGTCAAAGATTGCCAGAAAGTTTGATATAGCTGTAGTACTTACAAATCAGATTTACAATGCTTTTGATGATGAAGGAAATAATGACATCCGTGCAGTTGGAGGAACTATCCTGCAATACTGGAGTAAGGTAATAATCCAATTGGAACGTGGTGATGAGGTAAACAAGAGAGTTGCAACTTTGGTTCGTCACAGAAGCATCCCTGAAGGTAATCAGGCTGTTTTTTCAATTACTTCAAGGGGAATTGTTTAA
- a CDS encoding putative zinc-binding protein encodes MSEKIALVSCSGLSPLGLVVRAASVELALENENIVAACITEYSAQPNNCSPILEDAKIVTITGCSDDCASVILNEKDVNPIKNIAADAVVKAYDLNPLDAVRLDEDGEKAVDILKKYILNELENI; translated from the coding sequence ATGAGTGAAAAAATAGCTTTGGTTTCATGCAGTGGATTAAGTCCTCTGGGACTTGTAGTAAGGGCTGCCAGTGTGGAGCTGGCATTGGAGAACGAAAATATTGTTGCAGCATGCATAACTGAATATTCAGCACAGCCAAATAACTGCTCACCAATTTTAGAGGATGCAAAAATCGTAACAATAACAGGATGCAGCGATGACTGCGCATCAGTAATTCTGAATGAGAAGGATGTAAATCCAATTAAAAACATTGCGGCTGATGCAGTAGTAAAAGCATATGATTTAAATCCTTTGGATGCAGTAAGGCTTGACGAAGACGGCGAAAAGGCTGTAGATATTTTGAAAAAATATATTTTAAATGAATTGGAAAATATCTGA
- a CDS encoding pyridoxal phosphate-dependent aminotransferase produces MREKDFDIKHPKKKFQKTERVPPEGYGSANDFFEDMYMDQDMIWMGQNTNHLHDDTISDAMIEAIKEKTFCKYPAPEGFSELKQLILDDLGFKDLEVLLTSGATESLYLVMQALLEPEDNVILSDPGYFIIGDFANRFANEIRYVPIYYEENDYKLTPNLLRKNMDENTRMVILIDPLNPLGSSYTEDELKEFAEIAKENDIYLLHDVTYKDFAREHFHAQTYAPEQTLTIYSFSKIFGMAGLRIGGVISTKPIIDAIKNAVVNDLGVNIISQYGAIAGLKSKPEWYDNMREICFENQRLINEMIEPIEGVFLPVYPSDANMMVIDLSGAGINPKDMSNYLIDKKLFTREGEYTSEDFGDKYLRISFSIPTEEIKVFCEEFPKAVEALRTK; encoded by the coding sequence ATGAGAGAAAAAGATTTTGATATTAAACACCCTAAAAAAAAGTTTCAAAAAACTGAAAGGGTGCCGCCGGAAGGATATGGAAGTGCAAATGACTTTTTTGAAGACATGTACATGGACCAGGACATGATTTGGATGGGACAGAATACAAACCATTTACATGACGATACAATATCTGACGCCATGATTGAGGCGATAAAGGAAAAGACATTCTGTAAATATCCTGCTCCTGAAGGATTCAGCGAACTAAAACAGCTGATTCTGGACGATTTAGGTTTCAAAGATTTGGAAGTCTTATTGACCTCCGGTGCAACAGAATCTTTATATCTTGTCATGCAGGCATTGCTGGAACCTGAAGACAATGTTATTTTATCCGATCCTGGTTACTTTATCATTGGAGACTTTGCAAACAGATTTGCTAATGAAATAAGATATGTTCCAATTTATTATGAAGAAAATGACTATAAGCTGACTCCTAATCTGCTTAGAAAAAACATGGATGAAAATACACGTATGGTAATTTTAATCGATCCGTTAAACCCGTTAGGTTCATCTTACACTGAAGACGAACTTAAAGAATTTGCAGAAATTGCAAAAGAAAATGATATATACTTATTACATGATGTGACTTACAAGGATTTCGCAAGAGAACATTTCCATGCACAGACTTATGCTCCTGAACAAACTTTAACCATTTACAGCTTTTCAAAAATATTCGGAATGGCAGGTTTAAGAATAGGTGGAGTAATTTCCACAAAACCTATAATTGACGCCATCAAAAACGCTGTTGTAAATGATTTAGGAGTGAATATTATTTCTCAATACGGTGCTATAGCAGGTTTAAAATCAAAACCTGAATGGTACGATAATATGCGTGAAATCTGTTTTGAAAACCAGAGGTTAATCAACGAAATGATTGAACCTATTGAAGGAGTTTTCCTGCCGGTTTATCCGTCTGATGCAAACATGATGGTAATCGACCTTTCAGGTGCCGGAATCAATCCTAAAGACATGTCAAATTATCTGATTGACAAAAAATTATTCACAAGGGAAGGAGAATACACTTCTGAAGATTTCGGAGACAAGTATCTACGTATAAGTTTCTCAATTCCAACAGAAGAAATTAAAGTATTCTGCGAAGAATTCCCTAAAGCCGTCGAGGCTTTAAGAACAAAATAG
- a CDS encoding 4Fe-4S binding protein: MRFRYHQLIPNFYLQENPNHPNTIISDALLDELNDFIAYLDFAGVSYSKLNDEFKKEWEIDWDNVIILKYFMSEDILKMEPSREKCKLEDAEFQEVGKKTFEVADFLRKNGFSADLVNPLDDRISLRAIAMQSNDAVITRNNMCMFKEGLNLGLFMIHTSIENLPFKQENDMQWVKDYCSTCGVCIDRCPENAFDDDEKVLRKVCTAHREGCSICINYCPFYKRGYDKVKKRYLRMKK, encoded by the coding sequence ATGAGATTTAGATATCATCAACTTATTCCTAATTTTTATTTACAAGAAAACCCAAACCATCCCAACACAATTATTTCAGATGCTCTTTTAGATGAATTAAACGATTTTATTGCATATTTGGATTTTGCAGGTGTAAGCTATTCCAAATTAAATGATGAATTTAAAAAAGAATGGGAAATTGACTGGGACAATGTCATCATTTTAAAATATTTCATGTCAGAGGACATCTTAAAGATGGAACCTTCCAGAGAAAAGTGCAAACTTGAGGATGCTGAATTTCAGGAAGTGGGAAAGAAAACCTTTGAAGTTGCTGATTTTTTAAGAAAGAACGGTTTCAGTGCAGATCTGGTCAATCCATTGGATGACAGAATCAGCTTAAGGGCAATTGCGATGCAGTCAAACGATGCGGTAATCACTAGAAACAACATGTGCATGTTTAAGGAGGGGCTGAACTTAGGTTTATTCATGATTCACACCTCAATTGAAAATCTTCCTTTCAAACAGGAAAACGACATGCAGTGGGTGAAGGATTACTGCTCAACATGTGGGGTGTGCATTGACAGGTGTCCTGAAAACGCATTTGATGATGATGAGAAAGTATTGAGAAAAGTCTGCACCGCCCACAGGGAAGGCTGCAGTATATGTATTAATTATTGTCCGTTTTACAAACGGGGTTATGATAAAGTTAAAAAAAGATATTTGAGGATGAAAAAATGA
- the pgsA gene encoding archaetidylinositol phosphate synthase, producing the protein MLQSLRPLLTRILNPLAKNLNINPNIVTVISPFVAVVAAYGFANKMLLLGMIAILASGFLDVVDGAVARYHGRSSKFGAFLDSTMDRFADAIIYIGIIFGGYCDWFVGVLAIHSAITVSYVRSRAESQGVECNIGIAERAVRMIILMVGAIIGYFAGDIYFTYIIYILVILSYFTVAQRVVHVWRQLR; encoded by the coding sequence ATGCTTCAATCTTTAAGACCATTATTAACAAGAATATTGAATCCTTTAGCGAAGAACTTGAATATCAATCCAAATATTGTAACAGTAATATCCCCCTTTGTTGCAGTTGTTGCAGCCTACGGATTTGCAAATAAGATGCTGTTGTTAGGAATGATTGCAATATTGGCATCCGGATTTCTGGATGTTGTGGACGGTGCCGTTGCAAGATATCATGGAAGGTCATCCAAATTCGGTGCATTTCTAGACTCTACAATGGACAGATTTGCTGATGCGATAATATATATCGGAATCATATTCGGAGGATACTGCGACTGGTTTGTCGGTGTTCTTGCAATTCACTCAGCAATAACCGTGAGTTATGTGAGATCAAGAGCCGAATCACAGGGCGTAGAATGTAACATTGGAATTGCAGAGCGAGCAGTGCGTATGATTATTTTAATGGTTGGAGCAATAATAGGATACTTCGCAGGAGATATCTACTTTACATACATTATCTACATACTGGTAATCTTATCATACTTTACCGTAGCTCAAAGAGTAGTACATGTTTGGAGGCAATTAAGATGA
- a CDS encoding L-threonylcarbamoyladenylate synthase: protein MKILKTGIDKIDEDIINEAINVLANGGVVLYPTDTVYGLGANIFDNKAVRKVFDIKERSLLKPLSILVSHINAIDLVAKVSLSQKNTIQEYLPGPYTFILDRKKIVPRAVTSGSSYVGVRVPNCEIACRLASIFPITTTSANLSDDEVLSTPDEILEQLNKDVDLVIDVGKLDSNHASRIVDLTRINPKIIRK from the coding sequence ATGAAAATATTGAAAACCGGCATTGATAAAATTGATGAAGATATCATTAACGAAGCTATAAATGTATTGGCAAATGGTGGAGTAGTTTTATATCCTACAGACACTGTTTACGGTTTAGGAGCTAATATATTCGACAATAAAGCGGTTCGTAAAGTTTTTGATATTAAAGAGAGGAGTCTTTTAAAACCCCTTTCAATTCTTGTCTCACACATCAATGCCATTGACCTGGTTGCCAAGGTCTCATTAAGTCAGAAAAACACGATTCAAGAGTATCTGCCGGGGCCTTACACATTTATTTTGGATAGAAAAAAGATAGTTCCGAGAGCTGTGACAAGCGGGTCAAGCTATGTCGGCGTCAGGGTTCCAAACTGTGAAATAGCCTGCAGGCTGGCAAGCATATTTCCGATAACAACAACCAGTGCAAATCTCTCTGATGATGAAGTTTTATCAACTCCCGACGAAATACTTGAACAGTTAAATAAGGATGTTGATCTGGTTATTGATGTGGGAAAGCTGGATTCAAATCATGCTTCAAGAATTGTGGATTTAACCAGAATAAATCCGAAAATAATAAGAAAATAG